The Zea mays cultivar B73 chromosome 7, Zm-B73-REFERENCE-NAM-5.0, whole genome shotgun sequence DNA segment GGCGATGGCGGCGAAGTCACACTCACACCTGGTTGACGACCCGGCAGTTCTCCCTgacctccccttcgtcggcgGTGAGCGGGCTCAGGCTGCCCAGCTTGAGCATGGCCGCGCCGAAGTCCTCCCAGAACTTGGTCGGGTTCTCGGCGTAGTACTCCACCAGATCGCCAGCGGCGCCGCCTGCCTGGTAAAGCTGCTGGTCCGAGTGCAGCAGCGCGCGGCCCTGCATGAGGCCCTGGTAGTAGTCCGCGTCGACGGTGGTGGGGGTGTCGTCCAGCGCCGACAGCGCGTCGTCGTCGCCCGTCAGCGGGCAGCGCTCGTCCAGCGACCCGGCGTACGCCGGGTCCAGCGTGCCGGTCTCGTTGTACAGGCGGCCGCGGAAGAAGAGGCAGCGGGAGTAGCCCAGCGTGTGGCCGCCGGAGAGCACCACCAGGTCGTGCAGGGACAGGCCGTGGGACTCGAAGCTGTCCTGCAGCGCCGGCAGGTCCATGAACGGCGTCGGGATGTCGTTGTTCGCGTCGTCCATGCTTGCCGTCGTCGCGTCGCGCCGCCCCAGGAGCACGTCGTACGAGGTTCCTCCCAGCTGGAAGCAGCGCCATACGCGCGCGCGCGCAATGGACAGACAAAAAATAATAATTTATATGTGAACTTTGGGTCACGTCAGTCGTCATACTGCTGTCAGTGGTGTCACTTTGGACTTTGGAGTGTGAAGATTTTTGGTTTAAAGGGTTTTTGCAAGTTGCCTGCTGGacctggagaagaagattttgGCTAGTGCTTTATGCTACGTATCGCTTGCTTATTGCACGGTTTTAGTAGTGCGGTTCCGTGACCTTTTTTGTAGGGCAGGCAATCATTTGAGCCGTGAGTGCGTGAGTGGCCAGCAGGTG contains these protein-coding regions:
- the LOC103633557 gene encoding cationic peroxidase 1 produces the protein MAASSRMGLSVYLAIMAAVLASALGAELTADYYSETCPQALTTIKLLVGAAILREPRMGASLVRLHFHDCFVNGCDGSILLDDTDDMVGEKTAKPNNNSVRGYDVIDTIKSAVNTICLGNVVSCADILAVAARDSIVALGGTSYDVLLGRRDATTASMDDANNDIPTPFMDLPALQDSFESHGLSLHDLVVLSGGHTLGYSRCLFFRGRLYNETGTLDPAYAGSLDERCPLTGDDDALSALDDTPTTVDADYYQGLMQGRALLHSDQQLYQAGGAAGDLVEYYAENPTKFWEDFGAAMLKLGSLSPLTADEGEVRENCRVVNQV